The following are encoded together in the Montipora foliosa isolate CH-2021 chromosome 12, ASM3666993v2, whole genome shotgun sequence genome:
- the LOC137981045 gene encoding uncharacterized protein produces MDNILTALKLMRPKCFMASVDLKDAYYSVPIASEDRKFLKFEWKGDYYQYTCLPNGLACAPRLFTKILKPIYAHLHSVGHVSMGHIDDSFLVGYTRSACELNIQHTVECFDSLGFVIHPEKSVLIPTQELEFLGFLLNSISMTIRLPPRKLPMLNQPFGRLHYRQLEKDKSRALQLCKGNYDGPVTLSSDSRSELEWWVNNITSSFMPITQDKPDFILTTDASKIGWGAVCGDNKTGGCWDLDEQQYHINYLESKAVLLGLKSLRSGTQNKHIRIQSDNTTTVAYLNAMGGIKSLNCNDMAIQIWEWCSQRNIWISASHIPGSINVEADKESRKINDSTEWSLSMIVYNRLAQLWGPFQLDNPLPSEDRGGPIFRSASCPPVAHTTLVSSASTIIGGPPSPSTATQRSTDSTSQHNSSSIGKDPKTVSMSSLRQSILKRNITEAATSIIMQSWAANTHKQYQPYVAQWLEFCRGRETNPYDPPIGTVLDFLVTLHDKGLKYCTLNTARSAISAVILPTNNNTISTHPLVSRFMRGIYKSNPPTPRYHTTWNVQTVLTYLSAQDSVEKLDLKSLKLKLLMLIALVSAQRGQSIHMLDTACMKVTESSYEFSLPEHVKQSRPSFKTPSVILKAYSVNKALCVYSHLTEYLKRTQSLRGAETKLFISFVKPHKRVSRGTISRWIRTTMESAGIDISMFKPHSTRMAATSRAKGASVPIQEILRTAGWSSSGTFDRFYDKPLMEESTFASAVLNND; encoded by the exons atggacaatATTCTTACTGCACTCAAACTCATGCGGCCAAAGTGCTTTATGGCATCAGTAGACCTTAAGGATGCCTACTACTCTGTCCCAATAGCATCAGAAGACAGGAAATTTCTTAAGTTTGAGTGGAAAGGAGATTATTACCAATACACTTGTCTGCCAAATGGCTTGGCATGTGCCCCTAGGCTGTTCACTAAAATCCTCAAACCCATTTATGCTCACTTACATTCTGTGGGCCATGTCAGTATGGGGCATATTGACGATTCATTTCTTGTGGGATATACTCGCAGTGCCTGCGAACTAAACATCCAACACACAGTTGAATGTTTTGATAGTCTTGGGTTTGTTATTCACCCAGAAAAATCGGTGTTGATCCCTACTCAGGAACTGGAATTCCTAGGGTTTTTACTCAATAGCATTTCTATGACTATTCGACTTCCCCCTCGAAAGCTGCCCATGTTAAATCAGCCT TTTGGACGTCTCCACTATAGACAGCTGGAGAAGGACAAATCACGGGCTTTGCAGCTTTGCAAAGGGAATTATGATGGGCCAGTAACCCTTTCCAGTGATTCTCGATCTGAATTGGAGTGGTGGGTAAACAATATTACCTCCTCATTTATGCCCATCACTCAGGACAAGCCTGACTTTATCCTTACAACGGATGCCTCAAAAATTGGCTGGGGGGCTGTATGTGGTGATAACAAAACTGGAGGCTGTTGGGATTTGGATGAACAGCAATATCACATTAACTATCTAGAGTCCAAAGCTGTCCTGTTAGGACTTAAGTCACTACGCAGTGGGACGCAAAATAAACATATTCGCATTCAATCCGATAACACCACCACAGTGGCTTATCTCAATGCCATGGGTGGAATTAAATCTCTTAATTGTAATGACATGGCCATCCAAATCTGGGAATGGTGCTCTCAGAGGAATATTTGGATTAGTGCTTCCCACATTCCTGGCAGTATTAATGTCGAGGCAGATAAAGAGtctcgaaagattaatgactcCACAGAATGGTCACTATCTATGATAGTTTACAATAGGCTTGCCCAGCTTTGGGGCCCTTTCCAA CTTGATAACCCTTTGCCTTCAGAAGATAGAGGAGGACCAATCTTCAGGAGTGCTTCTTGTCCCCCTGTGGCCCACACAACCTTGGTTTCCAGTGCTTCTACGATCATTGGTGGACCACCCTCGCCTTCTACCGCAACCCAGAGATCTACTGACTCAACCTCACAGCACAACTCCTCATCCATTGGGAAAGACCCTAAAACTGTTAGCATGTCAAGTCTCCGGCAAAGCATCCTCAAGAGAAACATTACAGAGGCAGCTACATCAATCATCATGCAGTCCTGGGCTGCTAACACCCATAAGCAGTACCAACCATATGTCGCACAGTGGCTCGAATTTTGTCGTGGACGGGAAACTAATCCATATGATCCCCCTATAGGAACTGTGTTGGATTTTTTAGTGACCCTGCATGATAAGGGTCTTAAATACTGTACTCTGAACACAGCAAGAAGTGCCATTTCAGCAGTTATTTTACCTACCAACAATAACACTATTAGTACTCACCCTCTGGTGTCAAGATTCATGAGAGGAATTTACAAGTCTAACCCACCGACACCTAGATACCACACTACCTGGAATGTCCAGACGGTGCTTACGTACTTATCAGCTCAGGACTCTGTGGAGAAGTTAGATCTGAAATCCTTGAAACTTAAATTACTTATGCTTATTGCCTTAGTGTCCGCTCAAAGAGGACAAAGTATACATATGCTAGACACTGCGTGTATGAAAGTGACTGAATCGTCTTATGAGTTTTCATTACCAGAGCATGTCAAACAAAGCCGGCCTAGTTTTAAGACGCCATCAGTAATACTTAAGGCATACTCTGTCAACAAAGCTTTGTGTGTGTACAGTCATTTAACAGAATACCTTAAGCGGACACAATCTCTCCGAGGAGCTGAAACAAAACTTTTCATaagttttgttaaacctcacaAACGGGTCTCTAGGGGCACAATCTCTAGGTGGATTCGAACAACCATGGAAAGTGCAGGCATAGATATTTCGATGTTTAAACCCCACAGCACTCGAATGGCTGCGACCTCTAGGGCTAAAGGTGCATCCGTCCCTATTCAAGAAATTTTGCGAACTGCAGGCTGGTCTTCATCTGGGACATTTGATCGGTTCTATGACAAGCCCCTCATGGAGGAAAGTACCTTTGCATCAGCAGTTCTGAACAATGATTAA
- the LOC137981047 gene encoding uncharacterized protein: MSLSGEPDTVELSTATTQRENDSGTTEVNMATVLQGLQTTLAQLAKNSELQAEAIQNLKEDILLCSGDEDTEDTPALDDDRRDNALDIAATLAHVLDSSDNNNTTSVKSPESGSQSALVESLTQAFTKSKVTSPAIEGKIAELIDNILIGGLSAETVKERVEKHPPPENCKFLAVTMVNEEIWDLLPRKSRAVDLAFQRVQEPLLQGISALTNLAGKLVKDVHDGKTPNTRDVLNHVMDSVAMLGNTNWKLNMKRRELIKPELNPPYTRLCKEDIAVSTKLFGDDLPKHLKDMSEAKKAGQQMQKPYSNSSNRGAVHSQKRNFSRFKPYHYDRTRGSSNKSTNRQPFLGQGRPSTPFRKKQSASNNNTNNKT; this comes from the exons ATGTCTTTGTCAGGAGAACCCGACACGGTGGAATTATCCACTGCAACAACCCAGCGAGAAAACGATAGCGGAACGACAGAGGTCAACATGGCGACGGTCTTGCAAGGTCTTCAGACGACGCTGGCACAACTCGCCAAGAACTCGGAGCTACAGGcagaagccattcagaatttgAAGGAGGACATTCTTCTCTGCTCTGGCGACGAAGATACTGAGGATACCCCTGCGTTGGATGACGATAGGAGAGACAATGCGCTAGATATAGCGGCCACTCTCGCCCATGTGCTCGACTCGAGCGACAACAACAACACGACCTCTGTTAAGAGCCCTGAATCAGGGTCTCAGAGTGCATTGGTAGAAAGCCTGACCCAGGCGTTTACCAAATCTAAAGTCACTTCCCCTGCAATTGAAGGCAAAATTGCCGAATTAATCGA caATATACTTATCGGGGGACTATCGGCCGAAACGGTCAAGGAAAGAGTGGAGAAACACCCACCACCGGAAAACTGCAAATTTTTGGCAGTGACTATGGTAAATGAAGAAATCTGGGATTTGTTGCCCAGAAAAAGCCGAGCTGTGGATCTGGCTTTCCAGCGGGTGCAGGAGCCCTTGCTGCAAGGAATATCGGCCTTGACCAACTTGGCGGGAAAATTGGTGAAAGACGTCCATGATGGCAAAACGCCAAACACTCGGGACGTGCTAAATCATGTGATGGATAGTGTCGCAATGCTCGGAAACACAAATTGGAAGCTCAACATGAAGCGAAGAGAATTGATTAAGCCTGAGCTTAATCCCCCATACACACGTCTATGCAAAGAGGACATAGCTGTGTCTACAAAATTGTTTGGAGACGATTTACCCAAACACTTAAAAGATATGTCCGAAGCTAAAAAAGCAGGACAGCAGATGCAAAAACCTTATTCCAACAGTTCCAATCGGGGTGCAGTGCACTCgcaaaaaaggaattttagtAGATTCAAGCCTTACCATTATGACCGGACACGAGGCTCTAGCAACAAATCAACCAACCGCCAGCCTTTTTTGGGGCAAGGCCGCCCATCAACACCGTTCCGGAAAAAGCAATCAGccagcaacaacaacaccaacaacaaaaCTTAG